The proteins below come from a single Longimicrobium terrae genomic window:
- a CDS encoding YybH family protein, translated as MKRHLILLLPLMLACKPASGDARQAEPTQTPARTASSSAALASRRTASTGSASLDALHAAFVRAYNARDAAALAGLYTDSATLVGSSGVVVRGRESIRDGYARSLTALQDFVMEAEASAEDGALAYERGVYSQNVAAPGRPPQAVFGTYLMVARRGADGAWRIESHTVSRAPAREPGRE; from the coding sequence TTCCCCTGATGCTCGCGTGCAAGCCCGCCTCTGGAGACGCGCGGCAGGCGGAGCCGACGCAGACGCCCGCGCGAACCGCATCCTCATCGGCCGCCCTGGCGTCACGCCGTACCGCATCCACCGGTTCCGCGTCGCTGGATGCGCTGCACGCCGCCTTTGTGCGCGCGTACAATGCGCGTGACGCGGCGGCGCTGGCGGGGCTGTACACGGACAGCGCCACGCTGGTGGGGTCGTCGGGCGTGGTGGTCCGCGGGCGGGAGTCCATTCGCGACGGCTACGCACGCAGCCTTACCGCGCTGCAGGACTTCGTGATGGAAGCCGAGGCCTCGGCGGAGGACGGCGCGCTGGCGTACGAGCGCGGCGTGTACTCGCAGAACGTCGCCGCGCCCGGCCGGCCCCCGCAGGCCGTGTTCGGCACGTACCTGATGGTGGCGCGCCGCGGGGCGGACGGCGCGTGGCGCATCGAGTCGCACACGGTGAGCCGGGCCCCAGCGCGCGAGCCGGGCAGGGAATAG
- a CDS encoding aldehyde dehydrogenase family protein — protein MSIAEIFETMEYGPAPESASPAVAWLEERGRTFGHFIAGEWRDPRGGEYFDTSNPADNRPLARLAHGSTEDVDDAVRAAREALPAWQALDGHARARYLYAIARHIQRHSRLFAVLETVDNGKPIRESRDIDIPLVARHFYHHAGWAQLMDTEFPGATGVGVVGQIIPWNFPLLMLAWKVAPALAMGNTVVLKPAEFTSLTALLFAEVCRDAGLPAGVLNVITGDGRTGAALVAHDDVDKIAFTGSTDVGRIIRVATAGTGKKLSLELGGKSPFLVFDDADLDSVVEGVVDAIWFNQGQVCCAGSRILAQEGIAEKLTARLRERMETLRVGNPLDKSVDIGAIVAPVQLDRIRELVEQGRQEGASLWQPSWSCPTEGCFFPPTLFTDVQPSSTVAQVEIFGPVVVLMTFRTPSEAVELANNTPYGLASSVWTENINLALDIAPKIKAGTVWINSTNLFDAAAGFGGYRESGFGREGGREGLWEYIKPRWEVAGKGSAPRRETVRTKPPRGEKQKNGGPSLPPIDRTAKLYIGGKQARPDSGYSMPVYGPGDRLVGDVGLGNRKDVRNAVEAAHKARGWGAGTAHNRAQVLYYMAENLGARADEFARRIAAMTGDEAGAEREVEASIRRLYTYAAWADKYDGLVHATPLRNVTIAMNEPIGVVGVACPDAFPLLGFISTVMPAVATGNSVVVVPSERWPLVATDFYQVLDTSDLPGGVVNIVTGKRDELAETLASHDDVEAMWYFGSADGSAMVERLSAGNMKRTWVGYGRDRDWLDAEQGEGREFLRQATQVKNVWVPYGE, from the coding sequence ATGAGCATCGCCGAGATCTTCGAGACCATGGAATACGGCCCCGCACCCGAAAGTGCCTCGCCCGCGGTGGCCTGGCTGGAGGAGCGGGGACGCACCTTCGGGCACTTCATCGCCGGCGAGTGGCGCGATCCGCGGGGCGGGGAGTACTTCGACACCAGCAATCCGGCCGACAACCGTCCCCTCGCGCGGCTGGCGCATGGGAGCACGGAAGACGTGGACGACGCCGTGCGCGCCGCCCGCGAGGCGCTTCCCGCGTGGCAGGCGCTGGACGGCCATGCGCGCGCCCGCTACCTGTACGCCATCGCGCGCCACATCCAGCGCCACAGCCGTCTGTTCGCCGTGCTGGAAACGGTGGACAACGGCAAGCCCATCCGCGAGTCGCGCGACATCGACATCCCGCTGGTGGCCCGGCACTTCTACCACCACGCCGGGTGGGCGCAGTTGATGGACACGGAGTTCCCGGGCGCAACGGGCGTGGGAGTGGTGGGGCAGATCATCCCCTGGAACTTTCCGCTGCTCATGCTGGCATGGAAGGTGGCCCCCGCGCTGGCGATGGGGAACACCGTTGTCCTGAAGCCCGCGGAGTTCACCTCGCTGACGGCGCTCCTGTTCGCCGAGGTCTGCCGTGACGCGGGCCTCCCCGCGGGCGTGCTGAACGTGATCACCGGCGACGGCCGCACCGGCGCCGCGCTGGTCGCGCACGACGACGTCGACAAGATCGCCTTCACGGGCAGCACCGACGTGGGCCGCATCATCCGCGTGGCCACGGCGGGCACGGGCAAGAAGCTGTCGCTGGAGCTGGGCGGCAAGTCGCCCTTCCTGGTCTTTGACGACGCCGATCTGGACAGCGTGGTCGAGGGAGTCGTCGACGCCATCTGGTTCAACCAGGGGCAGGTATGCTGCGCCGGCTCGCGCATTCTGGCGCAGGAAGGGATCGCCGAAAAGCTGACGGCGCGGCTGCGCGAGCGGATGGAAACGCTGCGCGTGGGCAATCCGCTGGACAAGTCGGTGGACATCGGGGCGATCGTGGCGCCGGTGCAGCTGGACCGCATCCGCGAACTGGTGGAGCAGGGGCGGCAGGAGGGCGCGTCGCTCTGGCAGCCGTCGTGGAGCTGCCCCACCGAGGGCTGCTTCTTTCCGCCCACGCTGTTCACCGACGTGCAGCCGTCGTCCACCGTGGCGCAGGTGGAGATCTTCGGCCCGGTGGTGGTGCTGATGACCTTCCGCACGCCCTCGGAGGCGGTGGAGCTGGCCAACAACACGCCGTACGGCCTGGCCAGCAGCGTGTGGACGGAAAACATCAACCTGGCCCTGGACATCGCGCCCAAGATCAAGGCCGGCACGGTGTGGATCAACAGCACCAACCTGTTCGACGCGGCGGCCGGATTCGGCGGCTACCGGGAGAGCGGGTTCGGGCGCGAGGGCGGGCGCGAGGGGCTGTGGGAGTACATCAAGCCGCGCTGGGAAGTGGCCGGCAAGGGCTCCGCGCCGCGGCGGGAAACGGTGCGTACCAAGCCGCCGCGCGGGGAAAAGCAGAAGAACGGCGGGCCCTCGCTGCCGCCCATCGACCGCACCGCCAAGCTGTACATCGGCGGCAAGCAGGCGCGGCCGGACAGCGGGTACAGCATGCCCGTGTACGGCCCCGGCGACCGGCTGGTGGGCGACGTGGGGCTGGGCAACCGCAAGGACGTGCGCAACGCGGTGGAGGCGGCGCACAAGGCCCGCGGCTGGGGCGCGGGCACGGCGCACAACCGCGCGCAGGTGCTGTACTACATGGCCGAGAACCTGGGCGCCCGCGCCGACGAGTTCGCCCGCCGCATCGCCGCCATGACCGGCGACGAGGCCGGCGCCGAGCGCGAGGTGGAGGCCAGCATCCGCCGCCTGTACACGTACGCCGCCTGGGCCGACAAGTACGACGGCCTGGTGCACGCGACGCCGCTGCGCAACGTGACCATCGCCATGAACGAGCCCATCGGCGTGGTGGGCGTGGCCTGTCCCGATGCGTTTCCGCTGCTGGGCTTCATCAGCACGGTGATGCCGGCGGTGGCCACGGGGAACAGCGTCGTCGTCGTGCCTTCGGAGCGGTGGCCGCTGGTGGCCACGGACTTCTACCAGGTGCTGGATACGTCGGACCTGCCGGGCGGCGTGGTGAACATCGTCACCGGCAAGCGCGACGAACTGGCCGAGACCCTTGCCTCGCACGACGACGTGGAGGCGATGTGGTACTTCGGCTCGGCGGACGGGAGCGCCATGGTGGAGCGCCTGTCTGCCGGCAACATGAAGCGCACCTGGGTGGGCTACGGCCGCGACCGCGACTGGCTGGATGCCGAGCAGGGCGAAGGCCGCGAGTTTCTGCGGCAGGCCACGCAGGTCAAGAACGTGTGGGTGCCGTACGGCGAGTAA
- a CDS encoding rhomboid family intramembrane serine protease has protein sequence MTDHDPYPPRPPLPPEPAAAPARPDRWQTHPPLDGDPDPDPRPLPPAPPAPFTLALAVIIGAVALVQVLVFFGVGNGAAAWAGFGRGDAYITPAAMDPARVRSGAWWLLLTAELMHGGPLHFILNFSALRSLGKSIEWRAPRGWVPLVFLVSALGASVASFVLPPDAQSVGASGGLMGMFGFLLVMAHRRRQHMPPGFLRSLVINIALIAGLGLVYYQYIDNAGHLGGIVAGAAIGFFAIPEGAKRWDPRGGPGLERAGIASLVILAIAAVIAILAMLGIAFLP, from the coding sequence GTGACCGATCACGATCCGTATCCACCCCGCCCGCCGCTGCCGCCGGAGCCCGCCGCCGCGCCCGCCCGCCCGGACCGGTGGCAGACCCATCCGCCGCTGGACGGGGATCCAGACCCCGATCCGCGCCCGCTTCCGCCCGCGCCGCCGGCCCCGTTCACCCTGGCGCTTGCCGTCATCATCGGCGCGGTGGCGCTGGTGCAGGTGCTGGTGTTCTTCGGGGTGGGCAACGGCGCGGCCGCATGGGCCGGGTTCGGCCGGGGCGACGCGTACATCACGCCGGCCGCGATGGACCCCGCGCGCGTGCGGTCGGGTGCGTGGTGGCTGCTGCTTACGGCGGAACTGATGCACGGCGGCCCGCTGCACTTCATCCTCAACTTCAGCGCGCTGCGGTCGCTGGGAAAGTCCATCGAGTGGCGTGCGCCGCGCGGATGGGTGCCGCTGGTGTTCCTGGTGTCGGCGCTGGGGGCCTCGGTGGCGAGCTTCGTTCTGCCGCCGGACGCGCAGAGCGTGGGCGCGTCCGGCGGGCTGATGGGGATGTTCGGTTTTCTGCTGGTGATGGCGCACCGCCGCAGGCAGCACATGCCGCCGGGCTTTCTGCGCTCGCTGGTGATCAACATCGCGCTGATCGCGGGGCTGGGGCTGGTCTACTACCAGTACATCGACAACGCGGGGCACCTGGGCGGCATCGTCGCGGGCGCGGCAATCGGCTTCTTCGCCATCCCCGAAGGCGCGAAGCGGTGGGACCCGCGCGGCGGGCCGGGGCTGGAGCGGGCGGGGATCGCGTCGCTCGTCATCCTCGCCATCGCCGCGGTGATCGCCATTCTTGCCATGCTGGGCATCGCCTTTCTGCCCTGA
- a CDS encoding rhomboid family intramembrane serine protease translates to MNQPLDPTPDPSIAEALPYGYEDPRDGRVACTQAELIRRCGSRLLPPRVWTPGSDGLVRPWDVPMLRDAIGERIRGRHSGVMAVGLLVVSGIAVFARDNPGVAAWLLAGVGLAAWLAWNPFHTRLTRDEVRQAKQATRPRIPAVARAGPHTWRDLVPPPSETTTGEYGMVSRTSGEPVPVAREKLIDLVKRGVGPSLVWTPESEGVVPVWRVPFLMDALASRNRRQDAVVPGMLLFTVLYTGSFGLSGAASRTLSISAAVLFAGWVAYLGSARARARGMDAERMERDLNAFAAGWFRQTVPAQWTTAMVGTLAATGLLQVLALTASVHAGAVSMRWLEMGEWWRLLTAPVLHGGVVHWAFNVSALDSLGRMMERRAPRAWLPITFLLAALAGGAASALLPPDGVSVGSSGGLMGLFGFLVVMVRRRRADFPEGFSRALLLNIALIGVVGGIAYAYIDNAAHAGGLAVGLLIGLLAVPSAARTPEWTGGAWLEWAGRLALGVILASAAAAIFVTIRIFLR, encoded by the coding sequence GTGAACCAGCCGCTGGATCCCACGCCTGATCCGTCCATCGCGGAAGCGCTGCCGTACGGGTACGAGGACCCGCGCGACGGCCGGGTGGCGTGCACGCAGGCCGAGCTGATCCGGCGGTGCGGCTCGCGCCTGCTGCCGCCGCGCGTGTGGACGCCGGGGTCGGATGGGCTGGTGCGCCCGTGGGACGTGCCGATGCTGCGCGACGCCATCGGCGAGCGCATCCGTGGCCGGCACTCGGGGGTGATGGCAGTCGGCCTGCTGGTGGTCTCCGGGATCGCGGTGTTCGCCAGGGACAATCCCGGCGTCGCCGCCTGGCTCCTCGCCGGGGTGGGGCTGGCTGCGTGGTTGGCGTGGAATCCATTTCACACCCGGCTTACCCGGGACGAGGTGCGCCAGGCGAAGCAGGCCACGCGTCCCAGGATTCCGGCCGTGGCCCGCGCCGGACCGCACACCTGGCGCGACCTGGTGCCGCCGCCGTCCGAGACAACCACCGGCGAGTACGGCATGGTGTCGCGCACGAGCGGCGAGCCAGTACCGGTAGCCCGCGAGAAGCTGATCGACCTGGTGAAGCGCGGGGTGGGGCCGTCGCTGGTGTGGACGCCGGAAAGCGAGGGCGTCGTTCCCGTATGGAGGGTGCCGTTTCTGATGGACGCACTGGCCTCGCGCAACCGCCGGCAGGACGCGGTGGTCCCCGGGATGCTGCTGTTTACCGTCCTGTACACGGGGTCGTTCGGCTTGTCCGGGGCGGCTTCGAGAACATTGTCCATCTCCGCAGCCGTGCTGTTCGCGGGCTGGGTGGCGTACCTGGGTTCGGCGCGCGCACGGGCCCGGGGGATGGATGCGGAGCGGATGGAGCGGGACCTGAACGCGTTCGCCGCCGGATGGTTCCGCCAGACCGTTCCCGCGCAATGGACGACGGCGATGGTCGGCACGCTGGCGGCGACCGGACTGCTGCAGGTGCTGGCGCTCACGGCGAGCGTGCATGCGGGGGCGGTGAGCATGCGTTGGCTGGAGATGGGCGAGTGGTGGCGCCTGCTCACCGCGCCGGTCCTGCATGGCGGGGTCGTGCACTGGGCGTTCAACGTGTCCGCGCTGGACTCGCTGGGCCGGATGATGGAACGCCGCGCGCCGCGTGCGTGGCTCCCCATCACCTTTCTGCTGGCGGCGCTGGCGGGCGGGGCGGCCAGCGCGCTGCTGCCCCCGGACGGAGTCTCGGTCGGTTCCTCCGGCGGGCTGATGGGATTGTTCGGGTTTCTGGTCGTGATGGTGCGCCGCCGCCGGGCCGACTTTCCCGAGGGGTTCTCCCGCGCGCTGCTCCTCAACATCGCGCTGATCGGCGTGGTGGGCGGGATTGCGTACGCCTACATCGATAACGCGGCGCACGCGGGCGGGCTGGCGGTGGGCCTGCTGATCGGCCTGCTCGCCGTCCCCAGCGCGGCCCGGACTCCGGAGTGGACGGGCGGTGCGTGGCTGGAGTGGGCGGGACGCCTCGCCCTCGGCGTGATCCTGGCCAGCGCCGCGGCGGCGATCTTCGTCACGATCCGCATTTTTCTCCGCTGA
- a CDS encoding MBL fold metallo-hydrolase, with product MRAWICVTCGTQFTPLPSPPDACPICADERQYVGHGGQRWTTLEDLRRTHRNAWQRLEPGLMGIGTEPRFAIGQRALLVRTPAGNILWDCIALLDDATIDIIRALGGLRAIAISHPHYYTTMVEWARAFDAPVLLHAADREWVMRPDERIEFWDGETRDLGGGATLIRCGGHFAGGTVLHWADGADGRGALLTGDIIQVVPDRRWVSFLRSYPNLIPLDAASVRRVAAVVEPYAFDRIYGAWWDMHVMEDARNAVARSAARYVAALEGGADAAP from the coding sequence ATGCGGGCCTGGATCTGCGTCACCTGCGGCACCCAGTTCACGCCGTTGCCATCGCCGCCGGACGCGTGCCCCATCTGCGCGGACGAGCGGCAGTACGTGGGGCACGGCGGGCAGCGGTGGACCACGCTGGAGGATCTCCGCCGGACGCACCGCAACGCGTGGCAGCGGCTGGAGCCGGGGCTGATGGGGATCGGCACGGAGCCCCGGTTCGCCATCGGGCAGCGCGCGCTGCTGGTGCGCACGCCGGCGGGAAACATCCTGTGGGACTGCATCGCCCTCCTGGATGACGCCACCATCGACATCATCCGCGCGCTCGGCGGGCTCCGGGCGATCGCCATCTCCCATCCGCACTACTACACGACCATGGTGGAGTGGGCGCGGGCCTTTGACGCGCCCGTCCTGCTCCACGCCGCCGACCGCGAGTGGGTGATGCGGCCGGACGAGCGGATCGAGTTCTGGGACGGGGAGACGCGCGATCTGGGCGGCGGCGCCACGCTCATCCGCTGCGGGGGCCACTTCGCGGGCGGCACGGTACTGCACTGGGCGGATGGCGCGGACGGCCGCGGCGCGCTGCTGACCGGCGACATCATCCAGGTAGTCCCCGACCGGCGGTGGGTCAGCTTCCTCCGCAGCTATCCCAACCTGATCCCGCTGGACGCGGCGAGCGTGCGCCGCGTCGCCGCCGTCGTAGAGCCGTACGCCTTTGACCGCATCTACGGCGCCTGGTGGGACATGCACGTGATGGAGGACGCCCGGAACGCCGTCGCCCGTTCCGCCGCGCGGTACGTGGCGGCGCTCGAGGGAGGTGCGGACGCGGCTCCGTGA
- a CDS encoding L,D-transpeptidase: protein MFGLLHAQEQVTMVQASLKRAALAVLLALGAAVPAAAQAARDTVPDPEDSRPRGLVSREELMQDRLRRMGVDNPDPAPHAPRNRADSVEWVRWRTAANRATGRRIIVSIYDRKLWLINGSDTLMEAAAGVGMGVVRGPKGIGRADFSTPRGRRVVLAKEENPLWNPPDWHYYGEHETVRQFPAGGIDLGADGRVVRRGDRLGILKAGQFDSIPAGRPLLFNDVLYIPPFGTVNRKIPDVLGKFKLDTGDGILIHGTNDPLAVGFWGTHGCVRLFDDDIAFVFANAPVGTPVYIY from the coding sequence ATGTTCGGCCTTCTACACGCGCAGGAGCAGGTCACGATGGTGCAGGCAAGCTTGAAACGAGCGGCGCTGGCCGTGCTGCTGGCGCTGGGCGCGGCGGTTCCGGCCGCGGCGCAGGCCGCGCGGGACACCGTGCCGGACCCGGAAGATTCGCGTCCCCGCGGCCTGGTGTCGCGCGAGGAGCTGATGCAGGACCGGCTGCGGCGCATGGGCGTCGACAACCCGGACCCCGCGCCCCACGCCCCCCGCAACCGCGCCGACAGCGTGGAGTGGGTGCGCTGGCGCACGGCGGCCAACCGCGCCACGGGACGGCGCATCATCGTTTCCATCTACGACCGCAAGCTGTGGCTCATCAACGGCAGCGACACGCTGATGGAGGCGGCGGCCGGGGTGGGCATGGGCGTGGTGCGCGGCCCCAAGGGCATCGGCCGCGCCGACTTCAGCACGCCGCGCGGACGCCGCGTGGTGCTGGCCAAGGAAGAAAACCCGCTCTGGAATCCGCCCGACTGGCACTACTACGGCGAGCACGAGACCGTGCGCCAGTTTCCGGCGGGCGGCATCGACCTGGGCGCGGACGGCCGCGTGGTTCGCCGCGGCGACCGGCTGGGAATCCTCAAGGCCGGCCAGTTCGACAGCATTCCGGCGGGACGCCCGCTGCTGTTCAACGACGTGCTGTACATTCCGCCCTTCGGGACGGTGAACCGCAAGATCCCCGACGTGCTGGGCAAGTTCAAGCTCGACACGGGCGACGGAATCCTCATCCACGGGACCAACGACCCGCTGGCGGTGGGCTTCTGGGGAACGCACGGCTGCGTGCGGCTGTTTGACGACGACATCGCGTTCGTCTTCGCCAACGCCCCGGTCGGCACGCCGGTGTACATCTACTGA
- a CDS encoding DEAD/DEAH box helicase, which translates to MPEDTAPESAPQNTPEPGDAAAPEATPTAQAPAAEAQPADEPVTRESQAEAPASAETPAEAPVSAGAPSEAPAPADVPAVAQNVRPEPPQGPGFVDLGLAPEILVALDALGYEEPTPIQVRAIPVLLAGRDVIGRAATGTGKTAAFALPLVQRIDPSVRGVQALVMAPTRELAVQVAEATQKYGARRGVSVLAVYGGQDITRQLRELRRGVQVVVGTPGRLLDHIRRGSLDLSGTQYVVLDEADEMLDMGFIEDIEAILEQLPKERQTALFSATFPPRIADLARRALKEPERVTVVPEKLDTPLVRQVAYLMPRQHKLEALARILDVEAPTSAIIFCRTRGEVDELTAALGVRGYHPEALHGGLAQAQRDRVMAKFRQGTADLLIATDVAARGLDVEHVSHVVNYDIPQTPEVYVHRIGRTARAGREGTALTLVLPRERFLLKAIERTTGQPFEHAKVPRPEEIRARRRGRIVDSVREALASPDELEAFRDIVRPLMEEFDPIDVAAAALRIAAKKSGTEEPGSDTEIPEFDDRGGQRTERFSSGGEEGRGPRGRRDRQEGGRTPAGKATLYIGIGRRRGIRPADIVGAIAGEARISGDRIGAIEIADQFTLVDVDEADADAIVEKLSKASIRGRPVAIRRSREDQGEVRGASGPPRRDYADGPRGPRRDGPGRGRDGGGGYRGGR; encoded by the coding sequence ATGCCGGAAGACACCGCGCCCGAGAGCGCGCCGCAGAATACCCCCGAGCCCGGCGACGCCGCCGCGCCGGAAGCCACACCCACGGCCCAGGCGCCCGCCGCGGAGGCGCAGCCGGCCGATGAGCCGGTGACCCGTGAGTCGCAGGCGGAGGCTCCGGCCTCCGCCGAGACCCCGGCGGAAGCTCCGGTTTCCGCCGGGGCCCCGTCCGAAGCGCCCGCCCCGGCGGACGTTCCGGCCGTGGCGCAGAACGTTCGCCCGGAGCCGCCGCAGGGCCCGGGCTTCGTGGACCTGGGGCTGGCCCCGGAAATCCTCGTGGCGCTGGACGCGCTGGGGTACGAGGAGCCCACGCCCATTCAGGTACGCGCCATTCCCGTGCTGCTGGCCGGGCGCGACGTCATCGGCCGCGCGGCGACCGGAACGGGAAAGACGGCGGCGTTCGCGCTGCCGCTGGTGCAGCGCATTGACCCGTCCGTCCGCGGCGTGCAGGCGCTGGTGATGGCGCCCACCCGCGAGTTGGCCGTTCAGGTGGCCGAGGCCACGCAGAAGTACGGCGCGCGGCGCGGCGTTTCGGTGCTGGCCGTGTACGGCGGGCAGGACATCACCCGCCAGCTTCGCGAACTGCGGCGCGGGGTGCAGGTCGTGGTCGGCACGCCGGGGCGTCTGCTGGACCACATCCGGCGCGGCTCGCTGGACCTTTCCGGCACGCAGTACGTGGTGCTGGACGAGGCCGACGAGATGCTGGACATGGGCTTCATCGAGGACATCGAAGCCATTCTGGAGCAGCTGCCCAAGGAGCGGCAGACGGCGCTGTTCTCGGCCACCTTCCCGCCGCGCATCGCCGACCTGGCGCGGCGCGCGCTCAAGGAGCCGGAACGCGTCACCGTCGTCCCCGAAAAGCTGGACACTCCGCTGGTGCGGCAGGTGGCGTACCTGATGCCGCGGCAGCACAAGCTGGAGGCGCTGGCGCGCATTCTGGACGTGGAGGCGCCCACCTCGGCCATCATCTTCTGCCGCACCCGCGGCGAGGTGGATGAACTGACGGCGGCGCTGGGCGTGCGGGGCTACCACCCCGAGGCGCTGCACGGCGGGCTGGCGCAGGCGCAGCGCGACCGGGTGATGGCCAAGTTCCGCCAGGGCACGGCGGACCTGCTCATCGCCACGGACGTGGCGGCGCGCGGGCTGGACGTGGAGCACGTGAGCCACGTGGTGAACTACGACATTCCGCAGACGCCGGAAGTGTACGTGCACCGCATCGGCCGCACGGCGCGCGCCGGGCGCGAAGGTACGGCGCTTACGCTGGTGCTGCCGCGCGAGCGGTTCCTGCTCAAGGCCATCGAGCGCACGACGGGGCAGCCCTTTGAGCACGCCAAGGTGCCGCGTCCGGAGGAGATCCGGGCCCGCCGCCGCGGCCGCATCGTGGATTCGGTGCGTGAGGCGCTGGCGTCGCCGGACGAGCTGGAAGCGTTCCGCGACATCGTCCGCCCGCTGATGGAGGAGTTCGATCCCATCGACGTGGCGGCCGCGGCGCTGCGCATCGCGGCCAAGAAGTCGGGGACGGAAGAGCCGGGGAGCGATACGGAGATTCCGGAGTTCGACGATCGCGGCGGGCAGCGCACGGAGCGCTTCAGCAGCGGCGGCGAAGAGGGCCGTGGCCCGCGCGGGCGCCGCGACCGCCAGGAAGGCGGGCGCACGCCGGCCGGAAAGGCGACGCTGTACATCGGCATCGGCCGCCGGCGGGGGATTCGCCCGGCGGACATCGTGGGCGCCATCGCGGGCGAGGCGCGCATCAGCGGCGACCGCATCGGCGCCATCGAGATCGCGGACCAGTTCACGCTGGTGGATGTGGACGAGGCCGATGCGGACGCGATCGTGGAGAAGCTGAGCAAGGCGAGCATCCGCGGGCGGCCGGTGGCCATCCGCCGCTCGCGTGAGGATCAGGGCGAGGTGCGCGGGGCCAGCGGCCCTCCGCGCCGCGACTACGCGGACGGTCCGCGCGGCCCGCGCCGCGACGGTCCCGGACGCGGCCGTGATGGCGGCGGCGGGTACCGCGGCGGTCGCTGA
- a CDS encoding 1,4-dihydroxy-6-naphthoate synthase — protein MADPHTLSLGYSPCPNDTFIFDALVHGRIPADGMQFTERLEDVETLNRLAAAAELDVTKISYGAAPALLRDYVLLRSGGALGRGCGPLIVSREPMDRESLRGKRIAIPGRNTTANLLLRLFAPDAEPGIEVVYSDIMPAVARGDVDAGLIIHESRFTYPQHGLVKVADLGEWWEQTTGLPIPLGGIMARRALGEQAIREVDAAIRRSVEHAFAHPEDSRAYVRAHAQEMDDAVAKQHIDLYVNRFSVDVEPEGERAIRELFRRAADAGLLDADHPAPFLDAAA, from the coding sequence ATGGCTGACCCGCATACGCTTTCGCTGGGCTACTCGCCCTGCCCCAACGACACCTTCATCTTCGACGCGCTGGTGCACGGCCGGATCCCGGCGGACGGGATGCAGTTTACCGAGCGGCTGGAAGACGTGGAAACGCTCAACCGGCTGGCCGCCGCGGCGGAGCTGGACGTCACCAAGATCTCGTACGGCGCCGCGCCCGCGCTGCTTCGCGACTACGTACTCCTGCGCAGCGGCGGCGCGCTGGGACGCGGCTGCGGCCCGCTGATCGTGTCGCGCGAGCCGATGGACCGCGAGTCGCTGCGGGGCAAGCGCATCGCCATCCCCGGCCGCAACACGACGGCGAACCTGCTGCTGCGCCTCTTTGCGCCCGACGCGGAGCCGGGGATCGAGGTCGTGTACAGCGACATCATGCCCGCGGTGGCGCGCGGCGACGTGGACGCGGGGCTCATCATCCACGAATCGCGGTTCACCTATCCGCAGCACGGGCTGGTGAAGGTGGCGGACCTGGGCGAGTGGTGGGAGCAGACGACGGGTCTGCCGATTCCGCTGGGCGGCATCATGGCGCGGCGGGCGCTGGGCGAGCAGGCCATCCGCGAGGTGGATGCCGCCATCCGCCGCTCGGTCGAGCACGCCTTTGCGCACCCGGAAGACTCGCGCGCGTACGTCCGCGCGCACGCGCAGGAGATGGATGACGCCGTCGCGAAGCAGCACATCGACCTGTACGTGAACCGCTTTTCGGTGGATGTGGAGCCCGAGGGCGAGCGCGCCATCCGCGAACTGTTCCGCCGCGCGGCGGATGCGGGGCTGCTGGATGCGGATCATCCCGCGCCGTTCCTGGACGCGGCGGCGTAG
- the mqnB gene encoding futalosine hydrolase, giving the protein MNSHSAPLALICSVPFECARLVAALDDGEPVVIGRKDGWTGRLGGTPVIILPGGMGKTNVAHAATALLETRAVSGLVGFGIGGAYPGSGLSLGDVALATHAVYGDEGVQTPDGWIGTDAIGIPLWRGEAGPVFNDFALDQGLVDRARAALAWSGCEVRTGPFVTVSACSGTDELGRERAERFGALCEGMEGAALAHVCAIYGVPFLEVRAVSNHVEDRDMSRWRIAPAVEAAQDAVLTLAGAWPRICNPTPTEPEHG; this is encoded by the coding sequence CATTCCGCGCCACTGGCGCTCATCTGCTCCGTTCCGTTCGAGTGCGCACGTCTCGTGGCGGCGCTCGACGACGGAGAACCCGTCGTCATCGGCCGCAAGGATGGGTGGACGGGGCGGCTGGGCGGCACGCCCGTCATCATCCTCCCCGGCGGGATGGGCAAGACCAACGTCGCGCACGCGGCCACGGCGCTGCTGGAAACGCGCGCGGTGTCGGGATTGGTGGGATTCGGCATCGGCGGCGCCTACCCCGGCTCCGGGCTTTCGCTGGGCGACGTCGCGCTCGCCACGCACGCCGTCTACGGCGACGAAGGCGTGCAGACGCCGGACGGGTGGATCGGCACGGACGCGATCGGCATTCCGCTCTGGCGCGGCGAGGCGGGCCCCGTCTTCAACGACTTCGCGCTGGATCAAGGACTGGTGGACCGGGCCCGCGCGGCGCTGGCGTGGTCCGGATGCGAGGTGCGGACCGGCCCGTTCGTCACCGTGAGCGCCTGCTCCGGCACGGATGAGCTGGGCCGCGAGCGCGCGGAACGCTTCGGCGCGCTGTGCGAAGGGATGGAAGGCGCGGCGCTGGCGCACGTCTGTGCCATCTACGGGGTACCGTTCCTGGAAGTACGCGCCGTGAGCAATCACGTGGAAGACCGCGACATGTCCCGCTGGCGCATCGCGCCGGCCGTGGAGGCCGCGCAGGACGCCGTCCTGACGCTGGCCGGGGCGTGGCCGCGCATCTGTAATCCGACACCGACCGAACCGGAACATGGCTGA